A single Lactuca sativa cultivar Salinas chromosome 8, Lsat_Salinas_v11, whole genome shotgun sequence DNA region contains:
- the LOC111880342 gene encoding scarecrow-like protein 34 encodes MVMESRFHENLDYISGFSLDDENTLPNFDQFTNHTTGYRFRDEPLDLSFLDVPPALNNDLATVNSSSQQDSPDVVTDFLNQFLMEENMENNNNTEGMFHDPVTLQAFENSFYEDLSEKHPPQPPPSVIVNFDLNPESPEEISGAYSTHSSTSGGDLFEIKSSLTQPQLPDSPPFKPTVNATTDSMINAHMVQNIFTDQESILQYKKGMEEASKFLPPIKPLIIDLDKYNLPSKDPPKVTVKVENIETHNFNSNSNSSSPDGFRARKHHHLEDNDYEDERSSKQKPSSAVCEEEEAQLSAMFDRILLCANVNSKADTFPDCHLTSLPPLPYNSWNASSWRSETNDSFDIRTLLINCAQSVASDDYRVATQQLNQIRRHASPFGNPAQRLAHVFAHGLEARLSGTGSQSRKSVKISAADKLKAFQAYVTTCPFKKNEVYFANRTIYEAASSSSTLHIVDFGIGYGFQWPILIKQLGDRRGGPPKLRITGIDRPEAGFRPAERVEETGRRLAGYCRRFNVPFEYNSIAVQNWETIKVEDFKVERNEFLAVNALTCFEKLLDESVVAENSPRDLVLKMIRELRPDVFLHSVVNGTYNAPFFVTRFKEALFHYSGLFDMFDATMDRGDARRRNYEREYCGNEVVNVIACEGRERVERPETYKQWQVRNMRAGFKAKRIDPDLVSQMKSKVKAGYHKDFVFHEDEIWMLQGWKGRILCGISCWVSA; translated from the coding sequence ATGGTCATGGAGTCACGTTTTCACGAAAACCTCGATTACATCAGTGGTTTCTCACTGGACGATGAGAACACCTTGCCAAACTTTGATCAATTTACAAACCATACCACTGGATACAGATTCAGAGACGAACCTTTGGATCTCAGCTTCTTAGATGTTCCTCCTGCACTCAACAATGATCTCGCCACTGTAAATTCGTCCTCACAACAAGATTCTCCCGATGTAGTTACAGATTTTCTAAACCAGTTTCTCATGGAAGAGAACATggagaacaacaacaacacaGAAGGTATGTTCCACGATCCTGTAACTCTACAAGCCTTTGAAAATTCTTTCTATGAAGACCTCAGTGAGAAACACCCACCTCAGCCACCACCCTCTGTTATCGTTAACTTCGACCTGAATCCTGAAAGCCCAGAAGAGATCTCCGGCGCATACAGTACACACAGCAGCACAAGTGGCGGTGATTTATTCGAGATCAAATCCTCTCTCACACAACCCCAATTACCCGATTCCCCTCCTTTTAAGCCCACCGTTAATGCAACAACAGATTCGATGATAAACGCACACATGGTCCAAAACATATTCACCGATCAAGAATCTATCTTACAGTACAAAAAAGGAATGGAAGAAGCCAGTAAATTCCTCCCTCCTATCAAACCTCTAATTATTGATTTGGATAAATACAACTTACCATCTAAAGATCCACCAAAGGTTACAGTAAAAGTGGAAAACATCGAAACCCATAATttcaattccaattccaattccagtTCCCCAGATGGGTTTCGTGCAAGAAAACATCACCATTTAGAAGACAACGATTATGAAGATGAAAGAAGTAGCAAACAGAAACCGTCTTCtgctgtttgtgaagaagaagaagctcaATTATCTGCAATGTTTGATAGAATTCTTCTTTGTGCTAATGTCAATTCAAAAGCCGACACCTTCCCAGATTGTCATTTAACTAGTTTACCACCACTCCCTTACAATTCATGGAATGCCTCTTCTTGGAGATCAGAAACTAATGACAGTTTTGACATCAGAACTTTACTAATCAACTGTGCACAATCAGTAGCTTCAGACGATTATAGAGTCGCAACCCAACAACTGAATCAAATAAGACGACACGCATCACCTTTCGGAAACCCCGCACAAAGGTTAGCCCATGTTTTTGCACATGGTCTCGAAGCACGCTTATCTGGCACCGGGTCCCAGTCTCGAAAATCCGTAAAAATCTCAGCTGCTGACAAGTTAAAAGCTTTCCAAGCTTACGTAACCACCTGCCCTTTTAAAAAAAACGAAGTTTACTTTGCTAATAGAACGATCTATGAAGCTGCATCGAGTTCTTCAACTCTTCATATCGTGGATTTTGGAATCGGGTACGGTTTTCAATGGCCGATTCTAATCAAACAACTGGGGGACAGACGTGGCGGCCCACCGAAACTTAGGATCACCGGAATCGACCGCCCGGAGGCTGGTTTCCGTCCGGCGGAGCGCGTGGAGGAGACCGGGCGGCGGTTGGCGGGATACTGTCGCCGGTTTAACGTCCCGTTTGAGTATAACTCAATCGCGGTTCAAAACTGGGAAACGATAAAGGTTGAAGATTTCAAGGTTGAAAGAAACGAGTTTCTTGCAgtgaacgcgcttacatgttttGAAAAATTACTTGATGAGAGTGTTGTCGCGGAGAATAGTCCAAGGGATTTGGTTTTGAAGATGATTCGGGAGTTAAGACCGGATGTTTTTCTACATTCGGTTGTGAACGGGACTTACAATGCACctttttttgttacgcgttttAAAGAAGCGCTTTTTCATTATTCGGGTTTGTTTGATATGTTTGATGCGACGATGGATCGTGGGGATGCGCGTAGGCGGAATTATGAGAGGGAGTATTGTGGGAATGAAGTGGTTAATGTGATTGCGTGTGAAGGGCGTGAGAGGGTGGAAAGGCCTGAGACTTATAAGCAGTGGCAGGTCAGGAACATGAGGGCGGGATTTAAGGCTAAAAGGATTGATCCTGACCTTGTTTCTCAAATGAAAAGTAAAGTGAAAGCTGGGTATCATAAGGATTTTGTGTTTCATGAAGACGAGATTTGGATGTTACAGGGATGGAAAGGGAGGATTCTGTGTGGGATTTCATGTTGGGTATCGGCATAG